A genomic stretch from Bacteroidales bacterium includes:
- a CDS encoding glycosyl hydrolase, with translation MKDRTKRNKDHSGENHPVLLSGFMNIPTFRLIPMKTINQIFLFITFICGWLFVSCDSNSFAKLEKEFMYPPDSARPGVYWYFMDGNLSREAMTKDLESMKKAGIGYLVYLEVNVGVPRGPVDFLSPEWKELFKHAVEECERLGIAITLGVGPGWTGSGGPWVQAEASMQHLVSSSVEVTGAGKKTIQLPVPAPKRPFFGEGGFTPQVKKQWEEYYEDVVILAFPTPSQPEHIINPDEKALYYRAPYSSQPGVKPFLPTSANYENTSPDGVIQKEKITDLTGLMKEDGSLTWDVPEGKWTIMRFSCRNNGAVTRPAPIPGVGLEADKFDTTALNAHLDYFTGELFRTIGKRNNRLPGGLKMLHMDSWEMGAQNWTSRFREEFIRRRKYDPQPFYPVYAGMIVGNRETSERFLWDLRLTSQELILENHAGHIKEYGRRYGYGLSIEPYDMNPTADLELAVTADMPMCEFWSIGYGFNTSFSAMEGTSAAHLIGQPVVPAEAFTAHLDGWKQHPGSMKDQSDWAFASGINRLVYHTFQHQSLDDHLRPGMTMGPYGVHWDRNQTWWPMVDAYHRYVARCQLMLQQGRTVADVLYLTPEGAPHVFRAPESALEYELPFLPDRKGYNFDGCPPGMIEQASVKHHQIVFPGGASYSLLVLPDFETMTPGLLKKIKELVNEGATVIGLPPVKSPGLTNYPDCDREVQTIAAELWGGLDIPQTLTTRTFGKGKIIWGSELREKADLLYAPYSITSGVLSSMNIPEDFSAKAPIRYTHRTMPDGDIYFVANRTGNKVSNACFFRITGKQPELWDPITGETRFLPEYMAAEGGVKIQLEFEPHESYFIIFRKEGIPSNGKNFVPKQLLKTLDSKWEVSFDPAWGGPESTIFEQLTDWTQHPDPGIRYYSGTAVYKQNFDLPEKNNGKIYLNLGKVKNMARVRINGKEAGTIWTTPWQVDITGMVRSKNNQLEIEVVNLWPNRLIGDEQLPDDGIRNGQWPDWITKGTPRNSGRYTFSTYKHYHKDSPLLESGLMGPVTIWTSLE, from the coding sequence ATGAAAGATAGAACAAAAAGGAATAAGGATCATTCCGGGGAAAACCACCCGGTCTTACTTTCCGGCTTTATGAACATTCCGACTTTCCGACTTATTCCAATGAAAACAATCAATCAAATTTTCTTATTCATCACCTTCATATGTGGGTGGCTGTTTGTATCATGCGATTCAAATAGTTTTGCCAAACTGGAAAAAGAATTCATGTATCCGCCTGATTCCGCCCGCCCCGGAGTATACTGGTATTTCATGGATGGCAATCTTTCCAGGGAAGCGATGACGAAGGATCTGGAATCCATGAAAAAAGCGGGTATCGGTTACCTGGTGTACCTGGAAGTTAATGTGGGAGTACCTCGTGGACCGGTGGATTTCTTAAGTCCGGAATGGAAAGAGTTGTTCAAACATGCGGTTGAAGAATGTGAACGGCTGGGCATCGCCATTACGCTCGGAGTCGGTCCGGGATGGACGGGAAGCGGAGGACCATGGGTGCAGGCAGAAGCATCCATGCAACACCTTGTTTCGTCTTCGGTAGAAGTAACAGGTGCCGGTAAAAAAACGATCCAGCTACCTGTTCCCGCACCTAAAAGACCATTCTTCGGAGAAGGAGGATTTACCCCTCAGGTAAAAAAACAATGGGAAGAATATTATGAAGATGTAGTAATCCTGGCTTTTCCTACCCCTTCCCAGCCTGAGCACATCATCAATCCGGATGAGAAAGCCTTATATTACCGTGCCCCCTACAGTTCCCAGCCCGGAGTAAAACCATTCCTGCCAACCTCGGCCAACTATGAAAATACATCGCCGGATGGAGTCATACAAAAGGAAAAAATAACCGATCTGACCGGACTTATGAAAGAGGACGGCTCATTGACCTGGGATGTTCCGGAAGGCAAGTGGACCATTATGCGTTTCAGCTGCCGCAATAACGGAGCGGTCACACGTCCGGCTCCGATACCGGGCGTCGGACTCGAAGCCGACAAATTTGATACCACAGCCTTAAACGCCCATTTAGATTATTTTACCGGGGAACTGTTCAGAACCATAGGAAAACGGAACAACCGGCTTCCCGGGGGCCTCAAAATGCTGCACATGGACAGTTGGGAAATGGGTGCCCAGAACTGGACAAGCCGTTTCAGGGAAGAATTTATCCGCCGTCGCAAATACGATCCACAACCTTTTTATCCGGTATATGCAGGTATGATTGTCGGAAACAGGGAGACAAGCGAACGCTTCCTCTGGGACCTGCGGTTAACATCGCAGGAACTGATCCTTGAAAACCATGCCGGTCATATCAAGGAATATGGGCGCCGATATGGTTACGGATTATCCATAGAACCTTATGATATGAATCCCACTGCCGACCTGGAGCTTGCTGTTACCGCAGATATGCCTATGTGTGAATTCTGGAGCATCGGTTACGGTTTCAATACTTCGTTCAGCGCTATGGAGGGTACATCCGCCGCACACCTGATAGGACAACCGGTAGTCCCTGCCGAAGCTTTTACAGCGCATCTGGACGGATGGAAACAACACCCGGGTTCTATGAAAGATCAGAGCGACTGGGCCTTTGCATCAGGTATCAATCGTTTGGTATACCATACTTTCCAGCATCAATCCCTTGATGATCATTTAAGGCCGGGCATGACGATGGGTCCTTACGGGGTGCATTGGGACCGCAACCAGACCTGGTGGCCTATGGTTGATGCTTACCACCGCTATGTCGCCCGTTGCCAGTTGATGCTACAGCAGGGAAGGACCGTCGCAGACGTGCTTTATCTAACCCCGGAAGGAGCCCCCCATGTGTTCCGTGCACCGGAATCTGCACTCGAATATGAATTACCTTTTCTACCCGACCGAAAAGGGTATAATTTCGACGGTTGCCCTCCAGGCATGATCGAACAGGCATCGGTAAAGCATCATCAGATAGTGTTCCCTGGCGGTGCATCATATAGTTTACTTGTGTTGCCCGATTTTGAAACAATGACCCCAGGATTACTGAAAAAGATCAAAGAGCTGGTTAATGAAGGTGCAACCGTTATCGGGTTGCCGCCGGTCAAATCACCCGGTTTAACCAATTATCCCGATTGTGACAGGGAAGTGCAAACCATTGCCGCGGAATTATGGGGAGGTCTTGACATTCCTCAGACATTAACAACACGCACTTTCGGAAAAGGAAAGATCATATGGGGAAGTGAACTCAGGGAAAAAGCGGATCTTCTCTATGCCCCTTATTCCATCACATCCGGTGTTCTTTCATCCATGAATATACCGGAAGATTTTTCGGCAAAAGCGCCGATCCGATACACCCATCGTACCATGCCGGATGGTGATATTTATTTCGTAGCCAACCGCACGGGAAATAAAGTAAGTAACGCCTGTTTTTTCCGTATCACCGGGAAACAACCGGAATTATGGGATCCCATTACCGGAGAGACCAGGTTTCTTCCGGAATACATGGCTGCCGAAGGAGGTGTAAAAATCCAACTGGAATTTGAACCGCATGAAAGCTATTTCATCATCTTCCGGAAAGAAGGAATACCATCCAATGGAAAGAATTTTGTACCCAAACAGTTATTGAAAACATTGGATAGCAAATGGGAAGTATCATTTGATCCTGCATGGGGAGGCCCTGAAAGCACCATTTTTGAACAACTCACCGACTGGACACAGCATCCCGATCCGGGTATCAGGTATTATTCGGGAACCGCGGTATACAAGCAAAACTTTGACCTTCCGGAAAAAAATAATGGGAAAATATACCTGAATCTTGGTAAAGTAAAAAACATGGCACGGGTCCGCATTAACGGAAAAGAAGCCGGAACAATATGGACCACCCCATGGCAGGTGGATATTACCGGCATGGTACGATCCAAAAACAATCAACTGGAAATAGAAGTAGTCAAC